A single Thiohalobacter thiocyanaticus DNA region contains:
- the tsaB gene encoding tRNA (adenosine(37)-N6)-threonylcarbamoyltransferase complex dimerization subunit type 1 TsaB, which yields MTAAADRILALDTATEACSAALYVQGDITSRCLVDPRGHARNLLPMIEVLLSEAGLKLQQLDAIAFGRGPGSFTGLRIAAGITQGLAFAAGLPVIPVSTLATLAQGADNDAVLAAIDARMHEVYWAAFSRDRDGVMQPVVEEAVCPPDRVTCPGRGEWQARGSGWKAYGDALNNHCTGRIVQYEPEALPHAADMIPLALQLYRQGRSVSAGQAVPVYLRDQVVQTAKLESK from the coding sequence ATGACCGCCGCCGCCGATCGCATCCTGGCCCTGGATACGGCCACCGAGGCCTGCAGTGCCGCCCTGTATGTGCAGGGAGATATCACCTCGCGCTGCCTGGTGGACCCGCGCGGCCATGCGCGCAACCTGCTGCCGATGATCGAGGTGCTGCTGAGCGAGGCCGGTCTGAAACTGCAGCAGCTCGACGCCATTGCCTTCGGCCGCGGTCCCGGCAGCTTCACCGGCCTGCGCATCGCCGCCGGCATTACCCAGGGCCTGGCCTTTGCCGCCGGATTGCCTGTCATCCCGGTCTCGACCCTTGCCACCCTGGCACAGGGCGCCGACAACGACGCGGTGCTCGCCGCCATCGACGCCCGCATGCACGAGGTCTACTGGGCCGCTTTTAGCCGCGACCGCGACGGCGTCATGCAGCCGGTCGTGGAGGAGGCCGTGTGCCCGCCGGACCGCGTGACCTGTCCCGGCAGAGGCGAATGGCAGGCCCGCGGCAGCGGCTGGAAGGCCTACGGTGACGCCCTGAACAACCACTGCACCGGGCGCATCGTCCAGTACGAACCCGAGGCCCTGCCGCACGCCGCCGACATGATTCCCCTGGCCCTGCAACTGTACCGGCAGGGCCGGAGCGTCAGCGCCGGGCAGGCGGTGCCGGTCTACCTGCGCGACCAGGTGGTGCAGACCGCGAAGCTGGAATCGAAGTAA
- a CDS encoding DUF4202 domain-containing protein: protein MSDTAKFDRAVELIDAANREDPNQETVDGESWPKELLYGHRMSDMIERFDPQADAAAKLAVRAQHIQRWKSPRSDYPMDRKGYHQWRTALYDFHAETVGALLEQAGYDEAFVDRVKQAVGKKALKRNPDTQMVEDIAALVFIEHYMEEFAGKHPEYDEEKWITIIQRTWRKMSPRAQEFALTGGIQLPEALVPLIQKAVAE, encoded by the coding sequence ATGTCAGATACCGCTAAATTCGACCGCGCCGTCGAACTGATCGACGCCGCCAATCGCGAAGACCCCAACCAGGAAACCGTCGACGGTGAAAGCTGGCCCAAGGAACTGCTCTACGGTCATCGCATGAGCGACATGATCGAGCGTTTCGACCCGCAGGCCGACGCCGCCGCCAAACTGGCCGTGCGCGCGCAGCATATCCAGCGCTGGAAATCGCCTCGCAGCGATTACCCGATGGACCGCAAGGGCTACCATCAGTGGCGCACCGCCCTCTATGATTTCCATGCCGAAACCGTCGGCGCCCTGCTGGAACAGGCCGGCTACGACGAGGCCTTCGTCGACCGCGTCAAGCAGGCTGTGGGCAAGAAGGCGCTCAAGCGCAACCCGGACACCCAGATGGTGGAGGACATCGCCGCCCTCGTCTTCATCGAACACTACATGGAAGAGTTCGCCGGCAAGCACCCTGAATACGATGAGGAGAAGTGGATCACCATCATCCAGCGCACCTGGCGCAAGATGTCGCCGCGGGCACAGGAATTCGCTCTGACCGGCGGCATCCAGCTGCCTGAGGCGCTGGTGCCGCTGATTCAGAAGGCGGTAGCGGAATAA
- the dsrE2 gene encoding sulfur carrier protein DsrE2, whose product MALIATKGTLDWAYPPFILASTAAALGWDTHIFFTFYGLLLLKKEIPSEVSPLGNPAMPMKMPFGPKWFQNITWPMPNLIMAGIPGFEKVATSLMKKTFKNKGVATVEELRELCIEAEVKMSACQMTVDVFGFDSSEFIDGLDYVGATYFMPVARESDVCLFI is encoded by the coding sequence ATGGCGCTGATCGCCACCAAGGGCACCCTGGACTGGGCCTATCCGCCCTTCATCCTGGCCTCCACCGCCGCGGCCCTGGGCTGGGACACCCACATCTTCTTCACCTTCTACGGCCTGCTGCTGCTGAAGAAGGAGATCCCCTCCGAGGTCAGCCCGCTGGGCAACCCGGCCATGCCGATGAAGATGCCCTTCGGTCCCAAGTGGTTCCAGAACATCACCTGGCCGATGCCCAACCTGATCATGGCCGGCATCCCGGGCTTCGAGAAGGTCGCCACCTCCCTGATGAAGAAGACCTTCAAGAACAAGGGCGTGGCCACGGTCGAGGAACTGCGCGAGCTGTGCATCGAGGCTGAGGTGAAGATGTCCGCCTGCCAGATGACGGTGGACGTGTTCGGCTTCGATTCCAGCGAGTTCATCGACGGCCTGGATTATGTCGGCGCGACCTACTTCATGCCGGTGGCGCGCGAGTCCGACGTCTGCCTGTTCATCTGA
- a CDS encoding TetR/AcrR family transcriptional regulator produces the protein MSTEERHRTRNPDATRRRILESAYQEVYRHGYQGTRLDDVLKATGLTKGALYHHFPNKQALGYAVVEDVIRGIISDIWRKPLEQAEDPLSSIIHTIRHMDRLAGDQITTLGCPLNNLAQEMSPLDEGFRRRIDAVYQDWRAWLARALERGRARGRIRADVDCEQVATFIVAALTGCIGIAKNAQSKEPLNHCGAGLISYLESLRA, from the coding sequence ATGTCAACCGAAGAACGCCACCGCACCCGCAATCCGGACGCCACCCGCCGGCGCATCCTGGAATCCGCCTATCAGGAGGTCTACCGTCACGGCTACCAGGGCACGCGTCTGGATGACGTGCTCAAGGCCACCGGGCTGACCAAGGGTGCGCTGTATCATCATTTCCCCAACAAGCAGGCCCTGGGCTACGCGGTGGTCGAGGATGTGATCCGCGGGATCATCAGCGACATCTGGCGCAAGCCGCTGGAGCAGGCCGAGGATCCACTGAGCAGCATCATTCATACCATCAGGCACATGGATCGCCTGGCCGGGGATCAGATCACCACCCTGGGCTGTCCGCTCAACAACCTGGCCCAGGAGATGTCGCCGCTGGACGAGGGCTTCCGCCGGCGCATCGACGCGGTGTACCAGGACTGGCGTGCCTGGTTGGCACGGGCGCTGGAGCGCGGCCGCGCCCGGGGCCGGATCCGGGCCGACGTGGACTGCGAACAGGTCGCCACCTTCATTGTGGCCGCCTTGACCGGCTGCATCGGCATCGCCAAGAATGCGCAGAGCAAGGAACCGCTCAATCACTGCGGCGCCGGCCTGATCAGCTATCTGGAGTCGCTGCGCGCCTGA
- a CDS encoding efflux RND transporter permease subunit has protein sequence MITRLAERILRLRWLLIPLLLVLTLLAGAGAGKLHFTNDYQIFFSKENPQLLAFERLQDTYTQNDNILFVLAPEDSEVFTRDTLAAVEWLTEQAWQIPYSLRVDSISNFQHTYAEADDLVVENLVSNAADLDPAEIERIRRVALSEPLLVNRLIAPDAEVTGVNVVLQLPGENLTEETPEAVAHARDLVERFQARYPGIEVYTTGMVMMNNAFSEETRHDMATLVPAMFALIFVILLLLLRSLTASLATFVAIGLSILTAMGMAGWLGITLSPPSAFAPQIIMTLALANCVHVLVNFLHNMRLGHARRQAMLESLRINIQPIFLTSLTTAIGFLSMNFSDAPPFRDLGNIVAMGMGAAFVASIFLLPALMLVLPLRVRPQPETRRVAMDRLAEFCIRRKRPLLWGMSALILLLIAFIPRNELNDEFVKYFDPSIEFRAHTDFAVEHLTGMYTIEYSLPAGEPGGIADPGFLSRVEAFADWYRQQPQVMHVNTYTEIMKRLNMNLHGDDPDWYRLPRERELAAQYLLLYEMSLPYGLDLNNQINVDKSSTRLTVTVESMSSNDLLALEARAQAWLQEHAPEQVTEGASPTVMFAHIGKRNIQSMLGGTTLALVLISMILILALRSLRIGLISLIPNLVPAAMAFGLWGLLVGQVGLALSVVTGMTLGIVVDDTVHFLSKYLRARREQHLSSEHAVRYAFHTVGTALWMTTLILAAGFLVLAQSAFEVNAGMGMLSAMTILLALLADFLLLPPLLMALDRRRNY, from the coding sequence ATGATTACCCGACTGGCCGAACGGATCCTGCGTCTGCGCTGGCTGCTGATCCCGCTGCTGCTTGTGCTGACGCTGCTGGCCGGTGCAGGTGCGGGGAAACTGCACTTCACCAACGACTATCAGATCTTCTTCAGCAAGGAAAATCCCCAGCTGCTCGCCTTCGAGCGGCTGCAGGACACCTACACCCAGAACGACAACATCCTGTTCGTGCTGGCGCCCGAAGACAGTGAGGTATTCACCCGCGACACCCTGGCCGCGGTCGAGTGGCTGACCGAGCAGGCCTGGCAGATCCCCTATTCACTGCGGGTCGACTCCATCAGCAATTTCCAGCACACCTACGCCGAGGCCGACGATCTGGTGGTGGAAAACCTGGTCAGCAACGCCGCCGATCTGGACCCGGCAGAGATCGAGCGCATCCGCCGAGTCGCCCTGAGTGAACCGCTGCTGGTCAACCGTCTGATCGCCCCCGATGCCGAGGTTACCGGCGTGAACGTGGTGCTGCAGCTGCCGGGCGAAAACCTGACCGAGGAAACCCCCGAGGCGGTCGCGCACGCCCGGGACCTGGTCGAGCGCTTCCAGGCGCGCTACCCCGGCATCGAGGTCTACACCACCGGCATGGTGATGATGAACAACGCCTTCTCCGAGGAGACGCGGCACGATATGGCGACCCTGGTGCCGGCCATGTTCGCGTTGATCTTCGTGATCCTGCTGCTGTTGCTGCGTTCACTTACCGCCAGCCTTGCCACCTTCGTCGCTATCGGCCTGTCGATCCTCACCGCCATGGGCATGGCCGGCTGGCTTGGCATCACCCTGTCGCCGCCATCGGCCTTTGCGCCGCAGATCATCATGACCCTGGCCCTGGCGAACTGCGTGCACGTGCTGGTCAATTTCCTGCACAACATGCGACTGGGTCACGCCCGCCGTCAGGCCATGCTGGAGAGTCTGCGCATCAACATCCAGCCTATCTTCCTGACCAGTCTGACCACCGCGATCGGCTTTCTCAGCATGAATTTCTCGGATGCGCCGCCGTTCCGGGATCTGGGCAACATCGTTGCCATGGGCATGGGCGCGGCCTTTGTGGCCTCGATCTTCCTGCTGCCCGCACTGATGCTGGTGCTGCCGCTGCGGGTACGTCCGCAGCCTGAGACCCGGCGCGTGGCGATGGACCGGCTGGCCGAGTTCTGTATCCGCCGCAAGCGCCCGCTGCTGTGGGGCATGAGCGCTCTGATCCTGCTGCTGATCGCCTTCATTCCCAGAAATGAACTCAATGACGAATTCGTCAAGTATTTCGATCCGTCCATCGAGTTCCGCGCCCACACCGATTTCGCTGTCGAGCATCTCACCGGCATGTACACCATCGAGTATTCGCTGCCGGCGGGCGAGCCGGGCGGCATCGCCGATCCGGGTTTCCTGAGTCGGGTCGAGGCCTTCGCCGACTGGTACCGGCAGCAACCGCAGGTGATGCACGTCAATACCTATACCGAAATCATGAAGCGCTTGAATATGAACCTGCATGGCGACGATCCGGATTGGTACCGTCTGCCACGGGAGCGCGAGCTGGCGGCCCAGTATCTGCTGCTCTACGAGATGTCACTGCCCTACGGACTGGATCTGAACAACCAGATCAACGTCGACAAGTCGTCCACGCGGCTGACCGTGACCGTGGAGTCAATGTCGTCCAACGATCTGCTGGCGCTCGAGGCGCGGGCCCAGGCCTGGCTGCAGGAGCACGCCCCGGAACAGGTAACGGAGGGGGCCAGTCCCACGGTGATGTTCGCGCATATCGGCAAGCGCAATATCCAGAGCATGCTGGGCGGCACCACGCTGGCCCTGGTGCTGATCTCTATGATCCTGATCCTGGCGCTGCGTTCGCTGCGCATCGGCCTGATCAGCCTGATCCCCAACCTGGTCCCGGCGGCCATGGCCTTCGGCCTGTGGGGGCTGCTGGTCGGGCAGGTGGGGCTGGCGCTGTCGGTGGTCACCGGCATGACGCTGGGCATCGTGGTGGACGATACGGTGCATTTTCTGAGCAAGTATCTGCGGGCGCGGCGCGAACAGCACCTGTCCAGCGAGCACGCCGTGCGCTATGCCTTCCACACGGTCGGTACGGCGCTGTGGATGACCACGCTGATACTGGCGGCCGGCTTTCTGGTGCTGGCGCAGTCCGCCTTCGAGGTCAACGCCGGGATGGGTATGCTCAGTGCCATGACCATCCTGCTGGCACTGCTGGCCGATTTCCTGCTGCTGCCGCCGCTGCTGATGGCGCTGGATCGACGGCGCAATTACTGA
- a CDS encoding NAD(P)/FAD-dependent oxidoreductase, whose protein sequence is MAHIVIIGASTGGMPAAYEIKEALGSDHRVTVINATPDFHFVPSNPWVAVGWRSRADISFDIKPRLENKGIDFIPVAVSEIKPDDNKLVLTDGQAIDYDYLVIATGPKLAFDEIEGLGPDGFTESVCTVGHAEKAYGGWQKFVHEPGPIVVGAVQGASCFGPAYEFAFIMDADLRNRKLRDKVPMTFVTSEPYIGHLGLGGVGDSKGMMESELRQRHINWITNAKVDRIEAGKMYVSEHNDDGEVIKQHELPFNYSMMLPAFKGVDAVAALGEELVNPRGFVKVDEYQRNPKWHNIYSVGVCIAIPPVEATPVPTGTPKTGYMIESMVTAVAHNIKNDLESKPVDREATWNAICLADMGDTGVAFVAMPQIPPRNVSWMKKGKWVHYAKVAFEKYFLSKMKRGSTEPVYEKYVLKAIGIAKLK, encoded by the coding sequence ATGGCACATATTGTCATCATCGGCGCCAGCACCGGCGGCATGCCCGCCGCCTACGAGATCAAGGAAGCCCTGGGCAGCGACCACAGGGTGACCGTCATCAACGCCACGCCGGATTTTCATTTCGTACCCTCCAATCCCTGGGTGGCCGTGGGCTGGCGCAGCCGTGCCGACATCAGCTTCGACATCAAGCCCAGGCTGGAGAACAAGGGTATCGATTTCATCCCGGTCGCGGTCAGCGAGATCAAGCCGGACGACAACAAGCTGGTCCTGACCGACGGCCAGGCCATCGACTACGACTACCTGGTGATCGCCACCGGTCCCAAACTGGCCTTCGACGAGATCGAGGGATTGGGGCCGGATGGCTTTACCGAGTCGGTCTGCACCGTCGGGCACGCGGAGAAGGCCTATGGCGGCTGGCAGAAATTCGTGCATGAACCGGGGCCGATCGTGGTCGGCGCGGTACAGGGTGCTTCCTGTTTCGGGCCGGCCTATGAATTCGCCTTCATCATGGACGCGGATCTGCGCAACCGTAAACTGCGCGACAAGGTCCCCATGACTTTCGTGACCTCAGAGCCCTACATCGGCCATCTCGGCCTGGGCGGGGTGGGCGATTCCAAGGGCATGATGGAATCCGAGCTGCGCCAGCGTCATATCAACTGGATCACCAACGCCAAGGTCGACCGGATCGAAGCCGGAAAGATGTACGTCTCCGAACACAATGACGATGGCGAGGTGATCAAGCAGCACGAACTGCCGTTCAACTATTCCATGATGCTTCCGGCCTTCAAGGGCGTGGATGCCGTTGCCGCCCTGGGCGAGGAACTGGTCAACCCGCGCGGCTTCGTCAAGGTCGACGAGTACCAGCGCAACCCCAAATGGCACAACATCTATTCCGTGGGCGTATGCATCGCCATCCCACCGGTGGAAGCCACGCCGGTGCCGACCGGCACACCCAAGACCGGCTACATGATCGAGTCCATGGTCACGGCCGTGGCGCACAACATAAAGAATGACCTGGAGAGCAAGCCCGTGGACCGGGAGGCGACCTGGAACGCCATCTGCCTGGCCGACATGGGCGATACCGGCGTGGCCTTCGTGGCCATGCCGCAGATCCCGCCGCGCAACGTCTCCTGGATGAAGAAGGGCAAATGGGTGCACTACGCCAAGGTCGCCTTCGAAAAATACTTTCTGTCCAAGATGAAGCGCGGCTCAACCGAGCCGGTGTACGAGAAGTACGTGCTGAAGGCGATAGGCATCGCCAAGCTCAAATAG
- a CDS encoding sigma-54 interaction domain-containing protein, with amino-acid sequence MSNRIRPSCEQIIDIMPNPFVVIDGDFNIVAANRSYRERYGVESDQIVGRKCHQVSHHSDEPCSHHGEHCPLEEVFNRRQATQVMHIHYDGNGREEYVQLHASPLLDDDGRVRYIGETIFPVAAPDATTDTLLVGRSRPLLRMTSLLQRVAPTQTTALLLGESGVGKEEVAKYIHHYSRRANGAFIVVDCGALGESLIESELFGYEKGAFTGAAQRKKGLFEAANGGTLFIDEVGELPLPLQTKLLRVLESGQIRRIGGTDYIDVDVRIITATNRDLQRMVAAGEFRQDLYYRLSAFPVYVPTLRERKDDIPQLAEHFLAGMEGADRHLPLSAEVIEALLDHDYPGNVRELRNIIERAAILAADDMIRPEHIVFEDTQTPIDTQVPSHRTDTLLSRRSGRLSAQDVMSALDRANGHRARAAGLLGVSERTLYRYISKLKLDISHPAP; translated from the coding sequence ATGTCAAACCGAATCCGTCCCAGCTGTGAGCAGATCATCGATATCATGCCGAACCCCTTCGTGGTCATCGATGGCGATTTCAATATCGTCGCGGCCAATCGAAGCTACCGCGAGCGCTACGGTGTCGAGTCCGACCAGATAGTCGGTCGCAAGTGTCACCAGGTCTCACACCATTCCGATGAGCCCTGCAGCCACCATGGCGAGCACTGCCCGCTGGAGGAAGTCTTCAATCGGCGCCAGGCAACCCAGGTCATGCACATCCACTATGATGGCAACGGACGCGAGGAATACGTCCAGCTGCATGCCAGCCCCCTGCTGGATGACGACGGCCGGGTGCGCTATATCGGCGAAACCATTTTCCCGGTTGCGGCACCGGATGCGACCACCGATACCCTGCTGGTCGGCCGTTCAAGGCCGCTGCTGCGCATGACCAGTCTGCTGCAGCGGGTCGCCCCCACCCAGACCACGGCGCTGCTGCTGGGCGAAAGCGGGGTGGGCAAGGAGGAGGTGGCCAAGTACATCCACCATTATTCCCGTCGCGCCAACGGCGCCTTCATCGTGGTGGATTGCGGGGCGCTGGGCGAGAGCCTGATCGAGAGTGAGTTGTTCGGATACGAGAAGGGCGCCTTCACCGGCGCGGCCCAGCGCAAGAAGGGGCTGTTCGAGGCCGCCAACGGCGGTACCCTGTTCATCGACGAGGTGGGCGAACTGCCGCTGCCCCTGCAGACCAAACTTCTGCGGGTACTGGAAAGCGGGCAGATCCGGCGTATCGGGGGTACCGACTACATCGATGTGGACGTGCGCATCATCACCGCCACCAACCGCGATCTTCAGCGCATGGTCGCTGCCGGCGAGTTCCGCCAGGATCTGTATTATCGTCTGTCCGCCTTCCCGGTCTATGTCCCGACCCTGCGTGAACGCAAGGACGACATCCCGCAGCTGGCCGAGCACTTCCTCGCCGGCATGGAAGGGGCGGACCGGCACCTGCCGTTGTCCGCAGAGGTGATCGAGGCACTGCTGGATCATGATTATCCGGGCAATGTGCGCGAACTGCGCAATATCATCGAGCGGGCCGCCATCCTGGCCGCCGACGACATGATCCGGCCCGAGCACATCGTGTTCGAGGATACCCAGACGCCCATCGACACCCAGGTGCCCTCACACCGTACCGACACGCTGCTCTCGCGGCGCAGTGGCCGGCTCAGCGCGCAGGACGTGATGTCGGCCCTGGATCGAGCCAACGGCCACCGCGCCCGGGCCGCCGGGCTGCTGGGCGTGAGCGAACGCACCCTGTATCGCTACATCAGCAAGCTCAAGCTCGATATCAGCCATCCAGCACCCTGA
- a CDS encoding rhodanese-like domain-containing protein, with translation MNRIRTTVSSILLGLCLSAPALAADDELAVKITPDLPSVTVTHQGKKVTIMRNQNEKNTVDPAFSKTSRKCPPFCIQPMQLAPGVETIAETEMLDYLQRKENGDDSILVIDSRTPDWIERGTIPGSVNIPWTQLNASRSDPFTIEDILENQFGARKQEGLWDFSNVKTLVMFCNGMWCGQSPNNIQSLLKFGYPAHKIKWYRGGMQNWEILGLTTVGGKAK, from the coding sequence ATGAATCGCATCCGTACCACTGTATCGAGCATCCTGCTGGGCCTGTGCCTGAGCGCACCGGCCCTGGCCGCCGATGACGAGCTTGCCGTCAAGATCACGCCCGATCTTCCCAGCGTGACCGTGACCCATCAGGGCAAGAAGGTCACCATCATGCGCAATCAGAACGAGAAGAACACGGTCGATCCGGCCTTTTCCAAGACCTCGCGCAAGTGCCCGCCCTTCTGCATTCAGCCGATGCAACTGGCGCCGGGCGTAGAGACCATCGCCGAGACCGAGATGCTGGACTACCTGCAGCGCAAGGAGAACGGCGACGACAGCATCCTGGTCATCGATTCACGCACGCCGGACTGGATCGAGCGCGGCACCATCCCCGGCTCGGTCAATATCCCCTGGACCCAGCTCAATGCCAGCCGCTCCGATCCCTTCACCATCGAGGATATCCTGGAAAACCAGTTCGGCGCGCGCAAGCAGGAAGGCCTGTGGGACTTCAGCAATGTGAAGACGCTGGTGATGTTCTGCAACGGCATGTGGTGCGGCCAGTCCCCGAACAACATCCAGTCCCTGCTCAAGTTCGGCTACCCGGCGCACAAGATCAAGTGGTATCGCGGCGGCATGCAGAACTGGGAGATCCTGGGTCTGACCACCGTCGGGGGCAAGGCCAAGTAA
- a CDS encoding 3-deoxy-7-phosphoheptulonate synthase — translation MILILEPNTDPDSDAYRQLMNFLEQLPNIQTRTHRVVGAEQTLTEIYLIGNTSVLAVDEMSTLPTVERVVRISEEYRIIGRHHDNERSLEFTYKGVTFSQHELHVFAGLCAVDTPKHVEMMMQALQEHGQVCTRMGAYKPRTSPYAFQGHGKSCLPYVFELAGKYGIRVIAMEVTHENHVREIHEALDQTGHPTGVMLQIGTRNTQNFELLKAVGRQSEMPVLLKRGFGITLEESLNAAEYLASEGNSRIVFGLRGMKTNMGDPHRNFVDFAHVPVVKRLSRLPVCIDPSHSVGSRDRAPDRLLDAMHVTAQGVIAGANMVLVDFHPVPEKALVDGPQALRLDELALFLQDVQIAREAYLNRVALMREHTAEP, via the coding sequence ATGATCCTCATCCTCGAACCCAACACCGATCCCGACTCCGATGCCTACCGGCAGCTGATGAACTTTCTCGAGCAGCTGCCCAACATCCAGACCCGCACGCACCGGGTGGTGGGCGCCGAGCAAACGCTGACCGAGATCTATCTCATCGGCAACACCAGCGTCCTCGCGGTCGATGAGATGTCCACCCTGCCGACGGTGGAACGGGTGGTGCGCATCTCTGAGGAGTATCGTATCATCGGTCGCCATCACGACAACGAGCGTTCGCTGGAATTCACCTACAAGGGCGTGACCTTCAGCCAGCACGAGCTGCATGTCTTCGCCGGACTGTGCGCCGTCGATACGCCGAAGCACGTCGAGATGATGATGCAGGCGCTGCAGGAGCACGGCCAGGTCTGCACCCGCATGGGCGCCTACAAGCCGCGCACCAGTCCCTACGCCTTCCAGGGCCACGGCAAGAGCTGTCTGCCCTATGTGTTCGAGCTGGCCGGCAAGTACGGCATCCGTGTCATCGCCATGGAGGTCACCCATGAAAACCATGTCCGCGAGATCCACGAGGCCCTGGATCAGACCGGGCACCCGACCGGCGTGATGCTGCAGATCGGCACCCGCAACACCCAGAACTTCGAACTGCTCAAAGCGGTCGGTCGCCAGTCCGAGATGCCGGTACTGCTCAAGCGCGGCTTCGGCATCACCCTGGAGGAATCGCTCAACGCGGCCGAGTATCTTGCCAGCGAGGGCAACAGCCGGATCGTGTTCGGCCTGCGCGGCATGAAGACCAACATGGGCGATCCGCACCGCAACTTTGTCGACTTCGCCCACGTGCCGGTGGTCAAACGTCTCAGCCGCCTGCCTGTGTGCATCGATCCCTCCCATTCCGTCGGCAGCCGCGACCGCGCGCCCGACCGGCTGCTCGATGCCATGCACGTCACCGCCCAGGGCGTGATCGCCGGGGCCAACATGGTGCTGGTGGATTTCCACCCGGTGCCGGAAAAGGCCCTGGTCGACGGCCCCCAGGCGCTGCGCCTGGATGAGTTGGCACTCTTCCTGCAAGACGTTCAGATAGCCCGCGAGGCTTATTTGAACCGAGTGGCACTGATGCGGGAGCATACGGCCGAACCCTGA
- the bioA gene encoding adenosylmethionine--8-amino-7-oxononanoate transaminase, with the protein MSIHCPGPASAAFEQDWRRFDREHLWHPYSSLTQPITAYPVSGASGSRIRLEDGRELIDGMASWWSAIHGYNHPALNAAVRDQLDAVAHVMFGGLTHRPAARLGATLIDITPEPLQYVFFADSGSVSVEVAIKMALQYWFAQGHSQRNKLLTIRAGYHGDTFGAMSVCDPVGGMHHLFTGVLPQHLFARMPDCRNDEEWRESQLAELRQHLDHASHEIAAVILEPIVQGAGGMRFYCPEFLRRARALCDAHDVLLIFDEIATGFGRTGELFAMHHADVVPDILCLGKALTGGYMTLAATLCNARVAEGISEHDPGVFMHGPTFMANPLACSVAQASLELLLESDWKTNIARIESALETGLSPCRELEQVRDVRVLGAIGVVELIHPVDMHTLPEAFVQRGVWVRPFRNLVYVMPPYIISDDELATLTGAMCEVVRECC; encoded by the coding sequence ATGAGCATCCACTGCCCCGGCCCGGCCAGCGCGGCCTTCGAGCAGGACTGGCGGCGCTTCGACCGCGAGCACCTCTGGCACCCCTACAGTTCGCTCACGCAGCCGATCACCGCCTACCCGGTGAGCGGCGCCAGCGGTTCCCGCATCCGGCTTGAGGACGGCCGCGAACTGATCGATGGCATGGCCAGCTGGTGGTCGGCCATCCACGGCTACAATCACCCGGCGCTCAATGCCGCCGTCCGCGATCAGCTGGATGCCGTGGCCCATGTCATGTTCGGCGGCCTGACCCACCGTCCGGCCGCGCGGCTGGGCGCCACCCTGATCGATATCACCCCGGAGCCGCTGCAATACGTCTTCTTCGCTGACTCCGGCTCGGTGTCGGTGGAGGTCGCCATCAAGATGGCGCTGCAGTACTGGTTCGCGCAGGGTCACAGCCAACGCAACAAGCTGCTCACCATCCGCGCCGGTTATCACGGCGACACCTTCGGCGCCATGTCGGTATGCGATCCGGTCGGCGGCATGCACCATCTGTTCACCGGTGTGCTGCCGCAGCATCTGTTCGCCCGCATGCCGGACTGCCGCAATGACGAGGAGTGGCGCGAATCCCAGCTCGCCGAACTCAGGCAGCATCTGGATCACGCCAGCCACGAGATCGCGGCGGTGATCCTCGAACCCATCGTGCAGGGCGCGGGCGGCATGCGCTTCTACTGTCCCGAATTCCTGCGCCGGGCGCGCGCTCTGTGCGATGCCCACGACGTGCTGCTGATCTTCGATGAGATCGCCACCGGTTTCGGCCGTACCGGCGAGTTGTTCGCCATGCACCATGCCGATGTGGTGCCCGATATCCTGTGCCTGGGCAAGGCCCTGACCGGCGGCTACATGACCCTGGCCGCGACCCTGTGCAACGCGCGGGTGGCCGAGGGCATCAGCGAACATGATCCGGGTGTGTTCATGCACGGGCCGACCTTCATGGCCAACCCGCTGGCCTGCAGCGTGGCGCAGGCCTCGCTGGAGTTGCTGCTGGAATCGGATTGGAAGACGAATATCGCCCGCATCGAGTCCGCGCTGGAAACCGGTCTCTCCCCCTGCCGGGAACTGGAACAGGTGCGCGACGTGCGGGTGCTGGGCGCGATCGGGGTGGTGGAGCTGATCCATCCGGTGGACATGCACACGCTGCCCGAGGCCTTCGTCCAGCGCGGGGTCTGGGTGCGCCCCTTCCGCAACCTGGTGTATGTGATGCCGCCCTACATCATCAGTGATGACGAACTGGCGACCCTGACCGGGGCGATGTGCGAGGTGGTGCGGGAGTGTTGCTGA